Genomic segment of Bacteroides stercoris ATCC 43183:
CGACCGTGTTACAACGTAGAGCAAAAATATCACCCAATTTCAGTATGGCGTCCATGACGGATGTTATATTCCTGCTGTTGATTTTCTTTATGATTACTTCTACGGTAGTATCACCGAATGCAATCAAGGTATTGCTTCCGCAGGGAAAACAGCAGACATCTGCCAAGCCGCTGACAAGGGTTATCATTGATAAGGACTTGAACTATTACGCCGCTTTCGGTAATGATAAGGAACAGGCGCTGGCTTTGGACGAGCTGACTCCTTTTCTGCAATCGTGCGCAGCGAAAGAGCCCGAAATGTATGTGGCATTGTATGCCGATGAGTCCGTCCCCTATCGGGAAATTGTGAAGGTGCTGAATATCGCTAATGAAAATCATTTCAAAATGGTGCTGGCTACACGCCCGCCTGAGAATAAGTAAACGGTGTTAACCGTAAATAGCTAAATCGTAAATCGGAACGGTGAATCGGAAGAAGAAAGGAAAATATATAGGATTGGCAGGTGCGCTGTTGGTGCACGTTGTTGTCATTGCCCTTTTGATACTGGTGGGATTTACCTTGCCCGAACAGTCGGAGGAAGGCGGTGTGCCCGTGATGATGGGAGAAACACCCGATGCGTGGGGGGCTGCCGACCCTTCTTTGGTTGAAGTGGAGACGATGCCGGAAGAGGCCGCTCCGGAAATGCCGGAAGAGGCGGAGCAGGAGATGCTGACGCAGGAAGATGAAGAAACCGTTGCCATAAAGCCTAAGGTGGAAGAAAAGAAGAAAGAGGTGAAGAAACCCGAAAAGAGCGCTGCCGAGAAAGCCGAAGAGGCGCGTAAGCTGGCTGCGGAAAAAGCGGAGCGTGAACGGAAGGCAGCCGAAGAAGCTGCCCGCAAACGTGTAGCGGGAGCTTTCGGCAAAGGTGCGCAAATGGGCAGCAAAGGTGCTACGGAAGGAACCGGTGTGCAGGGGAGTCCTACGGGAAACTCTTCGGAAGGGGCAACTGCCGGGACCGGCGGATACGGGACCTTTAACCTTGGCGGACGCTCCATAGGCGAGGGCGGATTGCCGCGTCCCGTATATAATGTGCAGGATGAGGGAAAAGTGGTGGTTACCATTACCGTAAATCCAGCCGGGCAGGTTATCGGCACCAGCATCAACCGCCAGACGAATACCGTAAACCCCGCCTTGCGGAAAGCTGCCGAAGACGCGGCGAAGAAAGCGAGGTTCAATACGGTAAGCGGATTGAGTAACCAGACGGGAACGATTACATATTATTTTAATCTAAAATAAGAGGAGAAACTATTATGGGTACAGTTTATGTGTTTTTTGCAGACGGTTTTGAAGAAATAGAGGCTTTCACTTCGGTCGATGTAATGAGACGTGCGGGGTTGAATGTGGAAATGATTACGGTTACTCCTGACGAGATTGTGAAGGGCGCTCATGGCGTACCGGTGCTTTGTGACAAGAATATCGTGAACTGTGACTTTTTCGACGCTGATTTGATATTGCTTCCGGGCGGTATGCCGGGTGCGGCCACTTTGGAGAAGTGCGATGACTTGCGTAGACTGATTTTACGCTTTGCCGAAGAAAACAAACCGATTGCAGCCATTTGCGCCGCTCCTATGGTGCTCGGCAAACTGGGACTGTTGAAAGGTAAGAAAGCTACTTGCTATCCGGGTTTTGAACAATATCTGGAGGGTGCCGACTGCACTGGAGCGATGGTGGAAAAAGACGGCAATGTCATTACAGGAAAAGGTCCGGGCGCTGCCATGGAGTTTGCTTTGGCGGTGGTAGAATTGCTGCAGGGCAAGGATAAAGTTGCCGAATTGAAAGAGGCGATGATTGTCTGATTGTAAATAATGAAGAGGCTGTGTGAATCCAATGAAGTATGTTCTGATTGTAGCCGGCGGTAAAGGTTTGCGCATGGGATGCGAACTTCCCAAACAATTTCTTCCGATAGGGGGAAAACCTGTATTGATGCGTACCATAGAGGCCTTTTATGCGTATAGCCCGGAGATACGGATAATATTGGTGCTTCCATGCAACCAGCAGGCTTACTGGAATGAGTTGTGCCGGAAACATGGTTTTTCAATCCCTCATCAAATCGCAGACGGCGGAGAAACACGCTTCCATTCGGTGAAGAACGGACTGGCATTTGTTACAACACCGGGTTTGGTCGGAGTGCATGACGGGGTACGCCCTTTTGTGGCTCAGGAGGTTATAGCCCGTTGTTACTCCCTGGCTGCCGGGAAGCAGGCGGTGATTCCTGTGACGGATGTGGTGGAGACGGTGCGTCATTTGGTTGGCGAAGGAAGTGAAACTGTCAGCCGCGACGCATACAAGCTGGTACAGACTCCGCAGGTGTTTGATGCGGATTTGCTGAAACAGGCTTATGAGCAGCCTTATACTTCGCATTTTACGGATGATGCCTCGGTGGTCGAGGCATTGGGCAAGCCCGTTTATCTGACGGAAGGTAACCGGGAAAACATAAAGATAACCACTCCTTTTGATTTGAAAATAGCTGCCGCCCTTTTGGACTCATGTTCGATTTAACTACGCGTGACATAAAATATCTGTCGGGCGTCGGGCCGCAGCGTGCTTCGGTGCTCAATAAGGAATTGGGCATCTTTTCTTTCCATGATTTATTGTATTATTTTCCTTATAAATACGTAGACCGCAGCCGCATCTATCGCATCCGTGAAATAGACGGTGCGATGCCTTATATCCAGTTGAAAGGTGAAATCTTAGGCTTTGAAACGGCGGGTGAAGGACGGCAACGGCGGCTGATAGCTCACTTTTCGGACGGTACGGGGATAGTCGACCTGATTTGGTTTCAAGGCATCAAATATCTGATAGGAAAGTACAAGGTTCATCAGGAATATATCGTATTTGGCAAACCTACGGTGTTTAACGGCAGGATAAACATTGCGCATCCGGACATAGACCCGGCTTCCGAACTGAAGCTCTCTGCCATGGGGTTGCAGCCCTATTACAATACGACGGAGAAGATGAAGCGAAGCTCGCTCAACTCGCACGCCATCGAGAAGATGATGAAAAGCCTCGTCGGGCAGTTGAACGAACCTCTGCCCGAAACGCTTTCTCCCGCCCTGCTGGCAGAGCACCATCTGATGCCGCTGACGGATGCTTTGATGAATATCCATTTCCCATCCGGTCCGGATGTGCTGCGAAAAGCGGAGTACCGCCTGAAATTCGAGGAACTGTTCTATGTCCAGTTGAACATACTGCGTTATGCCAAAGACAGGCAGCGCAAATACTGGGGGTATGTTTTTGAGAAAGTGGGGGATATATTCAACGGCTTTTATTCCCGCAATCTTCCTTTTGAGTTGACGAACGCTCAGAAACGCGTGTTGAAGGAGATACGCCGGGACTTGGGTGCAGGCAGGCAGATGAACCGTCTTTTGCAGGGAGATGTGGGGAGCGGAAAGACATTGGTTGCGTTGATGAGTATGCTGATTGCGCTTGATAACGGTTATCAGGCATGTATGATGGCGCCTACCGAAATATTGGCAAACCAACATTACGAAACGATTCGTGAACTATTGTACGGAATGGATGTACGGGTTGAACTGTTGACCGGTTCAATCAAAGGCAAACGGAGGGAGACCATTCTTTCCGGCCTGCTGACAGGAGATGTACAGATACTTATCGGTACGCACGCCGTCATTGAAGATACCGTGAACTTTGCATCATTGGGACTGGTTGTCATTGACGAGCAGCACCGTTTCGGCGTGGCCCAGCGTGCCCGTTTGTGGACAAAAAGCGTACAGCCGCCTCATATTTTGGTCATGACCGCGACTCCCATACCGCGGACTCTGGCAATGACGCTTTATGGCGATCTGGATGTATCGGTCATTGATGAGCTTCCGCCGGGAAGAAAGCCGATTGCCACCATTCATCAGTTCGACAGCCATCGCGTAAGCCTGTATCGTTCCGTGCGCAAACAGATTGACGAAGGACGTCAGGTTTATATCGTTTATCCTTTAATCAAGGAGAGCGAAAAGATTGACCTCAAGAACCTGGAAGAAGGCTATCTGCATATCTGTGAGGAGTTTCCCGATTGTAGGGTTTGCAAGGTGCACGGGAAAATGAAACCTGCCGAAAAGGATGCGCAAATGCAGTTGTTCGTTTCCGGCGAGGCGCAGATAATGGTTGCCACCACGGTTATTGAAGTCGGTGTGAATGTACCTAACGCTTCCGTGATGATAATAGAGAATGCCGAACGTTTCGGACTTTCCCAGCTTCATCAGCTCCGTGGTCGTGTAGGGCGCGGAGCCGACCAGTCTTATTGTATTCTGGTGACCGGTTATAAATTGGCGGAAGATACCCGGAAACGTCTGGAGATTATGGTACGCACGAACGATGGTTTCGAGATAGCCGAAGCTGATTTGAAACTTCGCGGGCCGGGTGATTTGGAAGGAACCCAGCAAAGCGGCATTGCTTTTGATTTGAAAATAGCGGATATAGCCCGCGACGGACAACTTCTGCAATATGTCCGTGAAGTAGCCCAGACCATTGTCGATAAGGACCCGAATGGTTCCCTTCCTGAAAATGAAATATTGTGGCGACAGTTGAAATCCTTGCGAAAGGCAAACGTTAATTGGGCGGCCATAAGCTGAAAAACGGTTAAACATACGCTTTATTTGTGTGTTTATGTTGTTAAACATGTTTGTGATGTAATTGGCTTGTTGTTAGTTATTTATTAGCTATTATTCGTGGCTTTTACTTTTGTGGCTTCAAAAAAATAGTTAACGACACAAACGCCTTTTCAGAGAGAAATGTTACCTTTGGAAGAATTTTTGAAAATAATCTGGATATTCGCGTAAAACAGGGTGCGGTTGATTCACCGGATATGCTCTGCGGATACCGAAATGAATGACGAAACGGAATGAATTTTAATTGGATTAGAACGGCTTTATTAGCAGCAACGGCAATGGTCAGCCTGAACTCTTTCTCGCAGGACCTGATTGCCCGCCAAGCTCCCATTGACAGAAAACTTAAAAGCGTAGATTCATTGGCTTTGCAGAAACAAATCCGTGCGGAACAGTCTTTGTATCCGGGGTTGGATTTGTATCCGAGCTGGAACAATGAATTTGTGCAGGCTTATGGCAATGCTATCGTGCCGGAAAGTTATACTTTTGATTTGAAAGGCTTTTGCATGCCTACTGAACATACCCGTATCACTGACGTATTCGGCTATCGCCCTCGCAGAAGAAGAGCGCATTACGGTTTGGATATTAAAGTATATGTAGGCGATACAATTCGTGCCGCGTTTGACGGTAAGGTACGTATCGTTAAGAATCAGGGCCGTCGCGGATATGGTAAATATGTCGTTATCCGTCATGATAACGGTTTGGAAACGGTCTATGGGCATTTGTCCAAGCAATTGGTTGATATAAACCAGTTGGTAAAGGCCGGTGAACCTATTGCACTGGGCGGTAATACCGGACGTTCTACCGGCTCTCACCTCCACTTTGAAACTCGTTTCCTGGGAATTCCTATTAACCCTGCATTGATGTTCGATTTTGAAAAGCAGGATATTGTTGCCGATTCTTATACGTTCCGTAAGACCAAAGGCACTTCCGGTACGGCTCGCAGTATGGCATCGGGTGAAGGTCTGTTCTATAAGGTGAAGAAAGGCGATACCTTATCCAAGATTGCATCCCGTCAGGGTACAAGCATCGACAAGCTTTGTAAGCTGAACCGCATTACCCGGAGAACAATTCTCCGCCCGGGACAGGTATTGCGTTGCTCATAAAACGGAAATACTCTCTAAACGTAAACAATCTCTATAGGAGAGGGCACTTTAATATAATTTAGAGTGCCCTCTTTTCTTTTCTCTTTAATTATTCCTAAATTTGCAGCCTATTTGTAAGGATATGAAAGATACCAAGCAACAATTTGAGCATGTCATCGCCATTTGCCGTGACCTGTTCTCCAAGAAACTTCATGATTACGGTCCTGCATGGCGCATTCTTCGTCCGGCTTCCGTAACCGACCAGATATTCATTAAGGCCAATCGTATTCGGAGCATTGAGACTAAAGGCGTGACTTTGGTGGACGAAGGTATCCGTTCGGAGTTCATTGCGATTGTCAACTACGGTATTATCGGTTTGATACAACTGGAGTTGGGATATGCCGAATCTGCGGATATGACGAACGAAGAGGCAATGGTCCTGTATGATAAATATGCGAAAGAGTCGCTGGAATTGATGCTTGCCAAGAACCACGATTACGATGAGGCTTGGCGCAGTATGCGTATCAGTTCGTATACGGACTTGATATTGATGAAGATATACCGTACAAAGCAAATTGAAAGTCTGTCCGGCCAGACACTGGTTTCGGAAGGTGTCGATGCCAACTATATGGACATGATTAATTATTCCGTATTTGGTTTGATAAAGATAGAGTTTGGAGACTGAGAAAAAACATATTATAAAGCTCGTCTGGGTAAATACCTGCCGTTTTTTGCTGGCAACGTTGTTTATCTTCTCCGGATTTGTGAAGGCTGTCGATCCGCTCGGTTCATTTTATAAGATTCAGGATTATCTGGCGGCATTCGGCATAATTTCATGGTTTCCTACATACCTGCCGTTACTTTTTGCCATCATTCTGTCATCTGCAGAGTTCTGTGTAGGAGTTTTCCTCTTTTTCGGTGTACGCCGGAAGATTGCGTCGACCTTGGCGCTTCTCCTGATGAGCGTAATGACTCCGTTGACCTTGTATCTTGCTTTGGCAAATCCCGTATCCGATTGCGGATGCTTTGGCGATGCCTGGGTGTTGACGAACTGGCAGACATTCGGGAAGAATATCGTATTGCTGATTGCGGCGATAGCGGTATTCCGGGAGCGGAAACTCATGTTCCGCTTCGTTACGCTGAAGATAGAATGGATGGTGTCCTTATACACGCTTTTGTTTGTCTTTGCACTTTCTTTTTATTGCTTGGAATATCTGCCGGTACTGGACTTCCGCCCTTATAAGATCGGAGCGGATATAAAGGCGGGCATGGAGATTCCCGAAGGTGCGAAACCGAGTGTATTCGAGAGCCGCTTTGTATTGGAGAAAGACGGCAGGCAACAGGAGTTTACATTGGATAATTATCCGGACAGCACATGGACTTTTGTCGAAACGCGTACCGTTTTGAAAGAAAAAGGCTATGAACCACCCATTCATGATTTCTCCATGATAAGCCTGGGCACGGGTGAAGATATAACCGACAGTGTACTGACCGACAAAGGATATACCTTTTTATTGGTAGCCCACCGGATAGAGGAAGCGGACGATAGCAATATCGACCTTATCAATGAAATCTATGATTACAGTGTGGAGCACGGCTACGGTTTTTATGCGCTGACTTCCTCGCCGGATGAAGAAATTGAGATGTGGCGTGAAAGAACCGGTGCGGAATACCCGTTCTGCCAGATGGATGATATTACCCTGAAAACGATTATCCGTTCCAATCCCGGCCTGCTGCTGATAAAAGACGGTACAATCCTGAATAAATGGAGCGATAACCAACTTCCCGATGAATATGTACTGAACGATAGTCTGGATAAATTAAAGTTGGGACAGCAGAAACAGGAAAATAAATTGCACACCATTGGCTACGTATTATTGTGGTTTATCGTACCTTTGACGCTGGTTGTCGGCATTGATATTCTGATAATCAAGCGGAGAGAAAGAAAAAGCAGGGAGCAGCAAGCCGCCCAATCCTCGGACAATCGGGAAAATGACAAATTGTAAATCTTTGAATAGCAGATATATTAACCCTTTTAATAATTAAAACAAAATGAGAAAAAACATTGTTGCAGGAAACTGGAAAATGAACAAAACCCTTCAGGAGGGTATTGCTCTTGCAAAAGAACTGAATGAAGCGTTGGCTAACGAAAAGCCTAATTGTGATGTAATCATCTGTACTCCGTTTATTCACCTGGCATCTGTTACTCCGCTGGTAGATGCTGCCAAAATCGGTGTAGGTGCAGAAAACTGTGCAGATAAGGAATCTGGTGCATATACAGGTGAGGTATCAGCCGCTATGGTTGCTTCTACCGGTGCCAAGTATGTAATCCTCGGTCACTCGGAACGTCGTGCTTACTACGGTGAAACAGTGGAAATCCTGGAAGAAAAAGTAAAATTGGCTTTGGCCAACGGTCTGACTCCGATTTTCTGTATCGGTGAAGTGCTGGAAGAACGTGAAGCTAACAAGCAGAATGAAGTGGTTGCCGCTCAGTTGGCATCTGTATTCTCTCTGTCTGCCGAAGATTTCTCCAAGATTATCCTGGCTTACGAACCGGTTTGGGCCATCGGTACAGGCAAGACTGCTACTCCGGCACAGGCACAGGAAATCCATGCTTTCATCCGTTCTGCCGTTGCCGAGAAGTATGGCAAGGAAATCGCTGAAAACTGCTCTATCCTTTACGGTGGTAGCTGCAAGCCTTCCAATGCAAAGGAACTGTTTGCAAATCCTGATGTAGACGGTGGCCTGATTGGTGGTGCTGCTTTGAAGGTTGCTGACTTCAAGGGTATCATCGACGCTTTTAATTAATAACAGAGAGCCGGAAGTTGCCGTATCCAAAGGAAGGCCAACTTCCGACTCTTCATGTTTAAAGCTTGTTTTTAAAACTGTATAAAACACTCTTTTATGAAGAAACTCGGTTTGCTTTTAATTGCATGTTTTGCCTTTGCCGCTATATCTGTGGCGCAGAATAACATCGTAAAGAGTCTGGAACGTAATGTGCCGGGGCAGGGTAAAGTGTCCATTCATCAGGATGTCCGTATCGGGGCACTGATAGGTTCGGAGTATATCCCTACCGGTTCGGACGACCGGAAAGTGATTAAAAGTTCGGGCTATCGCGTACAGGTATATGCCGGTAATAACACCCGTCAGGCCAAGAATGAAGCCTATTCGGTGGCTTCCAATATAAAAGAGCGTTTTCCTGACCTTCCCGTTTATACATCTTTCAACCCGCCCCGCTGGTTGTGCCGTGCAGGCGACTTCCGCAGCATTGAGGAAGCGGATGCCATGATGCGCCAACTGCGTGCCACCGGTGCTTTCAAGGAAGTGTCTATCGTGAAAGATCAGATAAATATCCCCCTTTAATTCATAACTCATAATTATCCCCCTCACTTTCTCATGTTAGGAAAAGAAGAAATCGTATCTCCTTCATTGGACGAACTGAAAGAACATTATCATCATATATTGACTTTGTTAGGTGAAGACCCTGAGCGTGAAGGGTTGCTGAAAACACCGGAACGGGTAGCCAAAGCCATGCTGGCACTGACTAAGGGGTACTCTATGGACCCGCACGAAGTACTCCGCTCCGCCAAGTTCAAGGAAGATTATAATCAGATGGTGATTGTGAAAGACATTGATTTCTTTTCTCTCTGTGAACACCATATGCTGCCTTTCTACGGCAAGGCGCACGTGGCTTATATTCCCAACGGCTACATTACAGGTTTGAGCAAGATTGCCCGTGTGGTGGATATCTTCTCTCACCGCTTGCAAGTACAGGAACGTATGACGCTCCAAATAAAGGAGTGTATTCAGGAAACGTTGAATCCTTTAGGCGTGATGGTCGTGGTAGAGGCGAAACACATGTGCATGCAGATGCGTGGCGTGGAGAAGCAGAATTCAATAACCACCACTTCCGACTTTACGGGGGCTTTCAATCAGGCCAAGACGCGTGAAGAGTTTATGAACCTCATCCGCCACACTTCTTAATGTCAGGGGAGCACCACCCGGTCTCCCAACCGTTTTGCCATAATACTCTGCACTTCGCGCATTTCGCTGTAGCGTTTCATGATGGCGTTGCATTTCTCTTCGTCGTTGGCGATGGCAGGGTCTTGCAGGGCAGACATCATGTGCTTTAGCTCTTCGCTGACAATGGCATACTTGAAGTTTATCATTAATGCCGGAACCAGCTCGTAAAGACGTTCTTCATCGGTTACTATCTTCTGGCTTTTTGAATGGTATTTGCTCAGCTGGTAACGGTTGCTGATAAGTTCTACGCTCAGTTTGCTGATGGCAGGGTCCGGATAAGCCAGAAAATAACGTTCGGCTGTAAATCCGGCGTCATGGATATGCGCGGCGGCTTCGGTCAGTATTTGGCGGTGCAGCGGGTTGTGGAATGACAACTCGTCTTGCTTCAGGTCGCTGACGACATATTCAATTACGCTCACCGGTATTTCCTGCCCTTCTTCATTGGTTACATTGCACATCACTTTTTCGCCATAGCGCACAATCATTTGAAGAATCAGCCGTTCGTATTTATAGAATTCCTGTCCTTCTTTTCCTTCTTGCGGAATAAAGGATATATAGCTGTCTTCCGGCGGGAACGGTGCATCTGCATTGTGTCCGGGAACTTCTCCGGCGGCAGTTGGGGTTGCGTCTGCCGTTGTCGGGGCAGCGGGAGTCGAACTTTCGGCGCCTGTTACATTCTGTGTGCTTTCTGCCTGTCTGCCGGCGTTTCTACGTTCCCGTTCTGCCTGTTCGGCACGCTTTTCAGCCTGCATCTCACGCCGTTTGGCAACTTCGGAAACCAACAGTTTGTCTTCCACCCGCAATAGCTGGGCGCACTCTTTGATGTACACATCGCGCACAATCGCTTCGGGGATGACCGAGATGCTTTGTACAAGATTACCGATTAGTTCGGCACGTTTAATCGGGTCTTTGCCCGCATCTTCCAGCAGCAGGTTGGTTTTGAAACGGATAAAGTCTGTTTCATGCTCCTGTATGAATTGCTGGAACTCTGTCGAGTTATGTTTGCGGGCAAAAGAGTCCGGGTCGTCTCCGTCGGGCAGGAGGCACACTTTAATGTTCATGCCTTCTTCCAGCAGCATGTCGATACCCCGGATAGAAGCCTTGATACCGGCTGCATCCCCGTCGTACAATACGGTCATGTTGTTGGTGAAGCGGTGAATCAGACGAATTTGCCCCGGTGTCAGCGCAGTGCCCGAAGAGGCCACCACATTTTCTATACCGGACTGGTGCATGGATATGACGTCCGTATAGCCTTCCACCAGGAAGCAACGGTCTTGCTTCACAATAGCCTGCTTAGCGAAATAGATACCGTACAGTTCGTTGCTTTTATGATAGATTGCCGATTCGGGAGAGTTGACATACTTCACCTTGACTCCTTTTGTGGCACTGGCAAGTACACGGCCGCCGAAAGCCACCACTTTACCCGATAAGGTATGTACGGGAAAGATTACGCGTCCCCAAAAACGGTCGCGCAGTTGGTGATCGTCCGTTTCGTAGCAGAGTCCGGTCTTGACGAGAAATTCTTTCTTATATCCTTTCTTCAAGGCTTCTTCCGCCATGGCATTATGGCTTTCGGTACAGTATCCCAACTGGAATTTTTCGATGATGTCATCCCGGAATCCGCGGTTACGGAAATAAGCCATACCGATGCTGCGTCCGTCTACATGGTTATGCAGGATATTCTGGAAATAGTCGCGGGCAAACTGGTTGACGATGAAAAGGCTTTCTCGCTCGCTCTGAACGAGCTTTTCCTCGTTGGACAGCTCCCGTTCCTTGACCTCGATGCCGTATTTCTTGGCAAGGTATTTCAGTGCCTCAGGATAGGACATCTGTTCGTGCTCCATGATAAAGTGCACTACATTGCCGCCCTTGCCGCAGGCAAAGCATTTGCACAGTCCCTTGGCTGGCGATACGTAGAACGACGGGGTCTTATCGTCGTGGAACGGGCACAGACCTACATAGTTCACTCCGCGTTTCCGCAGCGTGACGAAGTCTGACACGACATCAACGATTTGTGCCGCATCCAGAATTCTGTCTATGGTGGGTTGGTCTATCATGATTCGAGCACAAAGTTACACATAAAATCAGCCTCTGCAAAAAAAATAGGGGTTAGTGATTAGCGATTAGCAGGCTGCGCTATTATGCCGCATGGTACTAATCGCTAATCACTAACCCCTAATCACTAATTACTTAATTTTTTCTCTGATCTTCGTCAGATACTTCTTCATTCCTTCCGCATCTTTGTTGGTGATAATCTCCAGTAGTTGTTTCAGTTCCAGACGTATATTCTCTACTTGTGAGGGGGTGCGGGGATTGAACAGAATCTCCTGTAACAGATAATCGTCCTCGCTCAACAGGCCTTTGGCAATGGCCATGTGTTTCTTGAATGTAGTTCCCGGAGCTTCCTGATGCTTCATGACTGCTGCAAACACGAAAGTCGAAACAAACGGAATGGACAAGGAGTAGGCCACCGTTTCATCATGCTCGTCGAAGGTGTACTCAAAGATATTGAGCTTCATGGTCTGGTATAAATCTTTAAAGAAGATTTTGCCCAAATGGTCACCCTCGCTGATGATGATGGCATTTTCTGTATTCAAGTTGCTCAGACTGGCAAAAGTAGGGCCGAACATAGGATGTGTCGACACATAACGGAAACCGCTTTCTTCGTAGAATTTTTTCAGTCCGGTCTTTACCGAAGCGATGTCGCTGATGATGCAGTCTTTGGGAAGCACAGGCAACACCTGCCGGAAAGCTTCCAGAGTATATTTTACCGTAGCGGCATTGATCACCAGTTCCGGTTCAAATTCCTTGATTTCTTCCAGCGTGGTGAAACGGTAGGTGTTATAGACGAAACGCAGTTGGTGCGGATTGACGTCGAACACGGCCGTCTCGTGTTGAAAACTTAAAATATCTGTGAAGAAGGAGCCCATTTTGCCGGCTCCGAGTATTAATATTCGCATAATTTTCTGACTGTTATAAAAACCGAAGGTATGTCAAAACTACAATCCACTTACTATTTGCTTCTACCCTCAATCTACGAAATTATCACTTATTGATTATTTCCATTTGTTGTCTCACACTCTCCTCGTGTATCGCTTCAAACACTTTCTTGATAAACTCGGAATCCATGCCGCAGAGCGAACCCTGCGAGCCGCGTTTTTCGAGAATCTCGTTATAGCGTCCCGTTTGTAGAATCGTCATATCGTGTTCCTTTTTGTAGGTGCCGATTTCACGGGCTATACGCATCCTTTTGGCCAGTTCCTGGATAAGGTTATTGTCGCATTCGTCAA
This window contains:
- a CDS encoding DUF1599 domain-containing protein, with protein sequence MKDTKQQFEHVIAICRDLFSKKLHDYGPAWRILRPASVTDQIFIKANRIRSIETKGVTLVDEGIRSEFIAIVNYGIIGLIQLELGYAESADMTNEEAMVLYDKYAKESLELMLAKNHDYDEAWRSMRISSYTDLILMKIYRTKQIESLSGQTLVSEGVDANYMDMINYSVFGLIKIEFGD
- a CDS encoding 2-C-methyl-D-erythritol 4-phosphate cytidylyltransferase; amino-acid sequence: MKYVLIVAGGKGLRMGCELPKQFLPIGGKPVLMRTIEAFYAYSPEIRIILVLPCNQQAYWNELCRKHGFSIPHQIADGGETRFHSVKNGLAFVTTPGLVGVHDGVRPFVAQEVIARCYSLAAGKQAVIPVTDVVETVRHLVGEGSETVSRDAYKLVQTPQVFDADLLKQAYEQPYTSHFTDDASVVEALGKPVYLTEGNRENIKITTPFDLKIAAALLDSCSI
- a CDS encoding cell envelope integrity protein TolA, which translates into the protein MNRKKKGKYIGLAGALLVHVVVIALLILVGFTLPEQSEEGGVPVMMGETPDAWGAADPSLVEVETMPEEAAPEMPEEAEQEMLTQEDEETVAIKPKVEEKKKEVKKPEKSAAEKAEEARKLAAEKAERERKAAEEAARKRVAGAFGKGAQMGSKGATEGTGVQGSPTGNSSEGATAGTGGYGTFNLGGRSIGEGGLPRPVYNVQDEGKVVVTITVNPAGQVIGTSINRQTNTVNPALRKAAEDAAKKARFNTVSGLSNQTGTITYYFNLK
- a CDS encoding ExbD/TolR family protein, which translates into the protein MASMTDVIFLLLIFFMITSTVVSPNAIKVLLPQGKQQTSAKPLTRVIIDKDLNYYAAFGNDKEQALALDELTPFLQSCAAKEPEMYVALYADESVPYREIVKVLNIANENHFKMVLATRPPENK
- a CDS encoding BT_3928 family protein; the protein is METEKKHIIKLVWVNTCRFLLATLFIFSGFVKAVDPLGSFYKIQDYLAAFGIISWFPTYLPLLFAIILSSAEFCVGVFLFFGVRRKIASTLALLLMSVMTPLTLYLALANPVSDCGCFGDAWVLTNWQTFGKNIVLLIAAIAVFRERKLMFRFVTLKIEWMVSLYTLLFVFALSFYCLEYLPVLDFRPYKIGADIKAGMEIPEGAKPSVFESRFVLEKDGRQQEFTLDNYPDSTWTFVETRTVLKEKGYEPPIHDFSMISLGTGEDITDSVLTDKGYTFLLVAHRIEEADDSNIDLINEIYDYSVEHGYGFYALTSSPDEEIEMWRERTGAEYPFCQMDDITLKTIIRSNPGLLLIKDGTILNKWSDNQLPDEYVLNDSLDKLKLGQQKQENKLHTIGYVLLWFIVPLTLVVGIDILIIKRRERKSREQQAAQSSDNRENDKL
- a CDS encoding peptidoglycan DD-metalloendopeptidase family protein; this encodes MNFNWIRTALLAATAMVSLNSFSQDLIARQAPIDRKLKSVDSLALQKQIRAEQSLYPGLDLYPSWNNEFVQAYGNAIVPESYTFDLKGFCMPTEHTRITDVFGYRPRRRRAHYGLDIKVYVGDTIRAAFDGKVRIVKNQGRRGYGKYVVIRHDNGLETVYGHLSKQLVDINQLVKAGEPIALGGNTGRSTGSHLHFETRFLGIPINPALMFDFEKQDIVADSYTFRKTKGTSGTARSMASGEGLFYKVKKGDTLSKIASRQGTSIDKLCKLNRITRRTILRPGQVLRCS
- the recG gene encoding ATP-dependent DNA helicase RecG encodes the protein MFDLTTRDIKYLSGVGPQRASVLNKELGIFSFHDLLYYFPYKYVDRSRIYRIREIDGAMPYIQLKGEILGFETAGEGRQRRLIAHFSDGTGIVDLIWFQGIKYLIGKYKVHQEYIVFGKPTVFNGRINIAHPDIDPASELKLSAMGLQPYYNTTEKMKRSSLNSHAIEKMMKSLVGQLNEPLPETLSPALLAEHHLMPLTDALMNIHFPSGPDVLRKAEYRLKFEELFYVQLNILRYAKDRQRKYWGYVFEKVGDIFNGFYSRNLPFELTNAQKRVLKEIRRDLGAGRQMNRLLQGDVGSGKTLVALMSMLIALDNGYQACMMAPTEILANQHYETIRELLYGMDVRVELLTGSIKGKRRETILSGLLTGDVQILIGTHAVIEDTVNFASLGLVVIDEQHRFGVAQRARLWTKSVQPPHILVMTATPIPRTLAMTLYGDLDVSVIDELPPGRKPIATIHQFDSHRVSLYRSVRKQIDEGRQVYIVYPLIKESEKIDLKNLEEGYLHICEEFPDCRVCKVHGKMKPAEKDAQMQLFVSGEAQIMVATTVIEVGVNVPNASVMIIENAERFGLSQLHQLRGRVGRGADQSYCILVTGYKLAEDTRKRLEIMVRTNDGFEIAEADLKLRGPGDLEGTQQSGIAFDLKIADIARDGQLLQYVREVAQTIVDKDPNGSLPENEILWRQLKSLRKANVNWAAIS
- a CDS encoding DJ-1 family glyoxalase III: MGTVYVFFADGFEEIEAFTSVDVMRRAGLNVEMITVTPDEIVKGAHGVPVLCDKNIVNCDFFDADLILLPGGMPGAATLEKCDDLRRLILRFAEENKPIAAICAAPMVLGKLGLLKGKKATCYPGFEQYLEGADCTGAMVEKDGNVITGKGPGAAMEFALAVVELLQGKDKVAELKEAMIV